The DNA region aattttaagaatatagtatttataagATCATGGGCCACATTGaatttcttttctaattatattcatttatttgtcACCATGCTAACTATTTTTTAGTCCACATCATGATGGGACCATgcatatatagatatatttagtattttgaCTTAGCCAAGGTTATACATTAcattactaatttttatttttatatgggTTCATTCCAAGGGTCTAGGTTAGCATAATCCCCACTAACATGAACACCCATTTAAATTAACCTCTTAAATAAGATCATTTACAACAACTTTAGTGTTTAGAATTTTTTCCATAcaaattgagttatttgaataatccttaaataatttattataattcctTTTCttgtttcataaaatatattattcaaattattaatcaaatttactttactttattaaaaataaattattttattataacatcAAACGAAAGCTAGAATCTGGTAGGCAATAAATTCTTATAACTTTTGTTAATATCCTTTTAAATctacattttatttcttaaataccGACTCTTGTCCACTCGAACTATTTAGTGGATTATAACCCCTCCCCatgagttattcaaataatcagaATCCTAACAaaaacttacaaaattaatttaggtGTTTAATGGAAGGGCTGATttgagttattcaaataatcagaATCCTAACAaaaacttacaaaattaatttaggtGTTTAATGGAAGGGCTGATTTTCAATGCCCAAAAAGTTGAGGGATTTTTATACAAGTTGGTTCCCTAATTAGGACACCAGATATAAAAATAGTATTAGCTAAGCATATATAATAAGCCAAATTAAGAAGTCCAAAGTTAATTCATTGtgcaaatatttgattatatatattgccAGCTGCAAGAAGCTCTCTTTCCCTTAGAACCAAATAGAGGGAAATTCCCTGTTTTATTTTTTGGCTTCCTCTACTTTGACGATTGAAAGATTCCAGCTTTTGGTTTCACAGAAAAGCTTGCTCCCCTTTTAACCACTTCACCCACAACAAAATTTAACAactagagagaaagaaaaggaaCGAAGAGACAAAAGGAACTTTTGATCTTCTTTTAACTCTGTCTAATTTAAACTCTCCACCCTTTTCATCATGTCAAATAACATCTCAGGTGAAGATGGCAGCTTCTCTTCAGCTAACTCAGCTGATCAAGAAGTTGAAAAACATCAGAAGCaacagcaacaacaacaacaagaagaGCTTCAAACTTCGAAAACTGCAGCTAAGAAGAAAAGAAACCTTCCAGGAACTCCTGGTAAGTTgatcattattttgtttctaaTGCAGAATATGAAAACAGAATCAAGTTTACAGCTTTTGGGTTTTGGGTTTGGGGTTTTGAGTTTAATGCATGTTATTATGTATAGATCCAACAGCTGAGGTAGTGGCGCTATCACCAACAACTCTAATGGCAACAAACCGTTTTGTGTGTGAAATATGCAACAAGGGTTTTCAGAGAGACCAAAACTTGCAACTCCATAGAAGAGGACATAATTTGCCATGGAAACTAAGGCAAAGGACAAGTACAGAAGTGAAGAAACGTGTATACATATGTCCAGAAGTAACTTGTGTGCATCATAACCCAGCTAGGGCACTTGGGGATTTGACCGGTATCAAGAAGCATTTCAGTAGAAAACATGGTGAGAAGAAATGGAAATGTGATAAGTGTTCTAAGAAGTATGCTGTTCAATCTGATTGGAAAGCCCATCAAAAGACTTGTGGCACAAGAGAGTATAAGTGTGACTGTGGAACCATCTTCTCCAGGTTCCATGtcagatttttcattttatccCCAAAactagttaattttttttttttatctctaatcCCATGTCATTTGTGCAGGAGAGACAGCTTCATCACCCATAGGGCATTCTGTGATGCATTAACagaagaaaacaataaaatagtGAACAATCATGGAGGTCTTCTAATGCCAAACATTCCAGATCTCAAACCCTTCAATTCCATTTCCAATCCATTAATGATGGGTATTTCAGAATTCAACAGTTTTGATCCCAAAAACCCACTAAAATCCCTCCCTCAAGATCTAATGCCTGTCCCATTTGGGAACATGTCGGCTGGTATGTTGTCAACCGGATCCGGTTCTCTTTTCGGCGGCGGTCCAAGAAGCCTTCACAATACTTCATCTTCTAACGGCCTCCAGTTGAGCTCCAACAGCTATCTCCACCACGAAAGCGGCGAGATTTCCGGTTCAGTCCCAATGTCTGCAACGGCTCTTTTGCAGAAAGCAGCTCAA from Impatiens glandulifera chromosome 5, dImpGla2.1, whole genome shotgun sequence includes:
- the LOC124937795 gene encoding zinc finger protein GAI-ASSOCIATED FACTOR 1-like — encoded protein: MSNNISGEDGSFSSANSADQEVEKHQKQQQQQQQEELQTSKTAAKKKRNLPGTPGKLIIILFLMQNMKTESSLQLLDPTAEVVALSPTTLMATNRFVCEICNKGFQRDQNLQLHRRGHNLPWKLRQRTSTEVKKRVYICPEVTCVHHNPARALGDLTGIKKHFSRKHGEKKWKCDKCSKKYAVQSDWKAHQKTCGTREYKCDCGTIFSRFHVRFFILSPKLVNFFFLSLIPCHLCRRDSFITHRAFCDALTEENNKIVNNHGGLLMPNIPDLKPFNSISNPLMMGISEFNSFDPKNPLKSLPQDLMPVPFGNMSAGMLSTGSGSLFGGGPRSLHNTSSSNGLQLSSNSYLHHESGEISGSVPMSATALLQKAAQMGATVSNTSISSPMMQKSFVTGMAGPSNYGPIQHQPNNGPYEQLMGINDGVGLTNEMMGGMFEHGQVFMRNLEQEDSSGSNSIMQHGKATMGIGPMGPTRFGVNNNIIGDRNDMTMVDFLGIGGGSSSSRAPPNLNEQGLEFEAMSHQEMNHFDDHQSMEKPIWDA